Sequence from the Brevundimonas sp. SGAir0440 genome:
CGATCCGATCGGCGAGGGCGACACCTATCGTCGCGGCCAGCAGATCACCGTCACCGTGACGGCGATCGAGTCGGGCGGCATCGAGGTCAAGTTCGGTGAAGACGACGCGCCGGTGACGGCCTTCGTTCGCAAGTCGGACCTGTCGCGCGACCGTAACGAGCAACGTCCGGAACGCTTCGCCGTCGGCGACCGCGTCGACGCCATGATCACCGCCGTGGACAAGGCCTCGCGCCGCGTCTCGGTGTCGATCAAGGCGCTGGAAATGAAGGACGAGCAGGAAGCCATCGAACAGTTCGGATCGTCCGATTCGGGCGCTTCGCTGGGCGACATCCTGGGCGCCGCGCTGAAGAACGCCGGCACCAAGGACTAAGCGCTCATCCAAAGAGCGTCAGGCGCTTCGCTCAAGCAGCGGAGCGCCGCGCGCTCTGCGATAGCGACAAGGAATGAGGGCGGCGGGAGCAATCCCGTCGCCCTTTTCTCTGTCTGGCACACCGCTGTGTGCACTTCCGGACATATTTCTTGCGAATGACGCGCATCATTGTCGGATAAGGGCTTTTTCGAGAGCCTGTCGAAGGTTAGGGTGCGGCTCTGGATCGACGGCAGGCGAGACGGCCTGTCTAAACGAGCTGGCGGGGGCGCAGATGATCAAGTCCGAACTGATCGAGAAGCTTGCAGCGGAAAACACCCACCTGACTCACGCCGAGGTCGAGCGGCTGGTCAATGTGATCCTCAACACCATGACTTCGGCGTTGTCCGAAGGCGGCCGGGTCGAGTTGCGCGGTTTCGGCGCCCTTTCCGTGCGGTCGCGCCCGGCGCGTGCGGGTCGCAATCCGCGCACCGGCGAAACCGTCGAAGTGCCCGCCAAGGCCGTCCCCTTCTTCAAGAGCGGCAAGGAACTGCGCGAGCGGCTGAACGCCTCGGGCGACGCCTGATCTCACTCTCTCAAGGAAATCTCATGAGCCTGCTGTCGGAGTTTCGCGAGTTCGCGGTCAAGGGCAATGTCGTGGACCTGGCGGTCGGCGTGATCATCGGCGCGGCCTTCAACGGCATCGTCAAAAGCCTGGTCGATCAGGTGGTGATGCCGCCCATCGGCCTGCTGACCGGCGGCATCGACTTCTCCGAGCTGGAATGGGTGCTGCGCGCCGAAAACCCGGCGACGGAAGCGATCGAGAAGGTGTCGATCCAGTATGGCGCCTTCCTGAACACGGTGATCCAGTTCCTGATCGTCGCCTGGGTCGTCTTCCTTGTGGTCAAGGGCATCAACGCCCTGCGTCGTCAGGAAGCCGCCAAGCCCGATCCGGCGCCGGCTGCGCCGACGGCGACCGAAGCCCTGCTGGCCGAGATCCGCGACGAGTTGAAGGCCCGCCCAAAGGCCTGATCAGGCCTTCGACACGCGTCCGCCCAAGGTCGGGCGCGTGATTGCGGCGGCAGCCAAGGTTTTGGGCATCGGCGGCGTACGCGAACAGATGCCGTAATCGCCGTCGAACGGCGTCGGCGCCCAGGCGGCGGCGAGCGCGGGGTCGTCGATGATGGCGTGGCAATGTCCCCAGCCGCCCTCGCGCCACGCCGTCTTCGCCAGATCGCCCAACAGCGCCAGCAGGCGCAGCGTCACCATCTGCAGCCGCACCTTGGCGGCGCCCAGCGCGCGGGCGTTGTCGATCAGCGCCTGCGTCAGAAGCGGTATCGCTTCGGGCGCCGTCTCCAGCGCAATCAGATCGAGAATGTCCAGATAGGGCGGCTCGATCAGGCTGGTCTTGGTCATCTGCGCCATCGCCATCCCGACGATGCGGTTGTCGCTTACGCAGGCCAGCATGACCGGCGGCAGGGTCAGGTCAGGGTCCGCCAACCGCCAGCGCAGGATTTCCGGGCTGCGATCCGCCAGCAGACGCTCTTCTTGCGACAACCGGCGCCAGAAGTCCGCATAGGGCGAGGCATCCGACAAATCGCGCAGCACCGTCACCCCAGCGGGCAGCACCATCGGCGTCTGGCGGAATACGCGCCTGTTCATCAGCCGCTCGCCCAGCCGCGCGGCGGTCTCGGCGGAGGTGCGGCCCAGCAGCAGGCGCAAACTTCGACCCTGAGCGCAGGCCAGACGATTGGTGATCCACGACAGCTTCAGTCCATGACTTTCGGTCGGCCAGGGCTTCATGTCGAACAGGCCGTATAGCGGCGCCGAGCGCGCATTGGCGTTGAAGGTGTAGCGGGCGAACAGGCCTGGCTGTTTCAGAAAGGTGCGGATCAGCGGCCGGCTGGCGCCCTTCTGGCTGGGCGGCACGATGATCGAAAAACCGGTGGCGCCGAAGTGGTCCTGGGCGCCTTGGCGAAATCGCTGGATGAAGTTGCCCAGCATGGCGACGGCGTTGTCATCCGCGTCGGCGACCACCCATCCGGCGGGCGCGCCCAGCGCCAACCGCGCCGGATTGGCCTCGAGCCAGCGCCATCCGGCCGGCGACCGTTCGGGCCAGCCGACCTGACGATGCAGCCTGTTCAGCGCCTCATGGTCTGGAGCGGCGATCGGTCTGACAGACATCTGGCGCGCCTTCCCATTATGAAACCGCGAGCGTTTCTGACGACCGACTTAGCAGGATGTGCGCCATTGGGCGTCGCCCAGGGTTGTTTTTCACTTTCCTCGCACGCCGCCTGGCTACCCCCGCGACAGCCTTAACACTTGTTCGAATTCCCCCGCTGTGCTGGGTATGCGCCTTTCGCGCGCCCGATAAGCGGCGCGGCAGTTGGGAGTGAGCCGTTGAGGACGGATTTGGGGAAGGCGCGACTTACACGGCGCGTGAAGACGATTAGGGGGACGCGCGCATGAACATCGTCGTCGCCCTTGGACTGATCATCACCTTCGCCACGGGCGTGCCGGTGCTGATGCAGATCCTCAAAAACCACCCGCGCGGACTGATCATCCTGTTCTTCGCCGAGATGTGGGAGCGGTTCTCCTACTACGGCATGCGCGGCATCTTGATCTTCTTCCTGACGCAACACTTCCTGTTCGACGACGCCATGGCGGGGTCGACCTACGGCTCCTACACCTCGCTGGTCTATCTGCTGCCCCTGCTGGGCGGCATCATGGCCGACCGCTTCATCGGCACCCGCAAGGCCGTCGCCTTCGGCGCCCTGCTGCTGGTCGCCGGTCACGGCATGATGGCCTTCGAGGGCCGTCCCGCGACCGAAACCCTGACCTATGCCGGTCAGACCTATCAGATCGACGCCGAAGGCCGC
This genomic interval carries:
- a CDS encoding integration host factor subunit beta; protein product: MIKSELIEKLAAENTHLTHAEVERLVNVILNTMTSALSEGGRVELRGFGALSVRSRPARAGRNPRTGETVEVPAKAVPFFKSGKELRERLNASGDA
- the mscL gene encoding large-conductance mechanosensitive channel protein MscL — encoded protein: MSLLSEFREFAVKGNVVDLAVGVIIGAAFNGIVKSLVDQVVMPPIGLLTGGIDFSELEWVLRAENPATEAIEKVSIQYGAFLNTVIQFLIVAWVVFLVVKGINALRRQEAAKPDPAPAAPTATEALLAEIRDELKARPKA
- a CDS encoding N-acetyltransferase, which translates into the protein MSVRPIAAPDHEALNRLHRQVGWPERSPAGWRWLEANPARLALGAPAGWVVADADDNAVAMLGNFIQRFRQGAQDHFGATGFSIIVPPSQKGASRPLIRTFLKQPGLFARYTFNANARSAPLYGLFDMKPWPTESHGLKLSWITNRLACAQGRSLRLLLGRTSAETAARLGERLMNRRVFRQTPMVLPAGVTVLRDLSDASPYADFWRRLSQEERLLADRSPEILRWRLADPDLTLPPVMLACVSDNRIVGMAMAQMTKTSLIEPPYLDILDLIALETAPEAIPLLTQALIDNARALGAAKVRLQMVTLRLLALLGDLAKTAWREGGWGHCHAIIDDPALAAAWAPTPFDGDYGICSRTPPMPKTLAAAAITRPTLGGRVSKA